A portion of the Perognathus longimembris pacificus isolate PPM17 chromosome 20, ASM2315922v1, whole genome shotgun sequence genome contains these proteins:
- the Islr2 gene encoding LOW QUALITY PROTEIN: immunoglobulin superfamily containing leucine-rich repeat protein 2 (The sequence of the model RefSeq protein was modified relative to this genomic sequence to represent the inferred CDS: deleted 2 bases in 2 codons), translating into MAPVGGLWLAWALLGVAGACPEPCACVDKYAHQFVDCAYKELREVPEGLPANVTTLSLSANKIAVLRRGAFANVTQVTSLWLAHSEVRTVEPGALAALGQLKNLDLSHNLIASFPWSDLRHLSALQLLKMNHNRLRALPRDALGALPDLRSLRINNNRLRALEPGTFDALGALSHLQLYHNPFHCGCRLVWLQAWAASTRVSLPELDSIACASPPELHGVPVHRLPALACAPPRVRLSAEPAPPGPPGAPRRPGSALLLHCAAEGHPEPRLQWRLQIPGGSVTLEPPSGGEGDDGDAAPPAGEEEEEEEEGAGPTPAEPPTPAPAPVWPAPPAAPRFVALANGSLWVPLLSAKEAGLYTCRARNELGANATALRVAVAAAGAPKHAPGGGGEEAAAAAGPARGPAPGSSAERGPGAQGRDNSVLPAKPGGKGKGRGGAGAAGAPGEEADGEDGEGEGAEEGEEGGAEREGRGPADGAEGGGAHCGRGDPARYVSNHAFNQSAELKAHAFALGVIALDVAEREARVQLTPLGARWGPGPGDPAVSPPPPAAPRRRRPAAPPRLLYLCPAGGGAAVQWSRVDDGVNAYWFRGLRPGTNYSVCLALAGEPCRVRVAFATKPELPSLLVIVTVGAVLLALATVPLLGAACCHLLARRPAKPYRLILRPRPPDPLQKRIAADFDPRASYLDDDAAEAAPPAAGEGGGGEGAGEEPAARREPTPPPGPGARPAGTPPDASPPPARHADEFEAGSEYSDRLPLGAEAGSLAPEINGNYRHTAG; encoded by the exons ATGGCGCCCGTGGGCGGCCTGTGGCTGGCGTGGGCCCTGTTGGGAGTGGCGGGCGCGTGCCCGGAGCCGTGCGCCTGCGTGGACAAGTACGCCCACCAGTTCGTGGACTGCGCGTACAAGGAGCTGCGCGAGGTGCCCGAGGGCCTGCCGGCCAACGTGACCACGCTCAGCCTGTCGGCCAACAAGATCGCGGTGCTGCGGCGCGGGGCCTTCGCCAACGTCACGCAGGTCACGTCGCTGTGGCTGGCGCACAGCGAGGTCCGCACCGTGGAGCCCGGGGCCCTGGCCGCGCTGGGTCAGCTCAAGAACCTCGACCTGAGCCACAACCTCATCGCCAGCTTCCCGTGGAGCGACCTGCGCCACCTGAGCGCGCTGCAGCTGCTCAAGATGAACCACAACCGGCTGCGCGCGCTGCCCCGCGACGCGCTCGGGGCGCTGCCCGACCTGCGCTCGCTGCGCATCAACAACAACCGGCTGCGCGCGCTCGAGCCCGGCACCTTCGACGCGCTGGGCGCCCTGTCGCACCTGCAGCTCTACCACAACCCCTTCCACTGCGGCTGCCGCCTCGTGTGGCTGCAGGCCTGGGCCGCCAGCACCCGCGTCTCGCTGCCCGAGCTGGACTCCATCGCGTGCGCCTCGCCCCCCGAACTGCACGGGGTGCCGGTGCACCGCCTGCCCGCGCTGGCCTGCGCGCCGCCCCGCGTGCGCCTGAGCGCCGAGCCCGCCCCGCCGGGGCCCCCCGGCGCCCCGCGGCGCCCCGGCTCCGCCCTGCTGCTGCACTGCGCGGCCGAGGGCCACCCCGAACCCCGCCTGCAGTGGCGACTCCAGATCCCCGGGGGCAGCGTCACCCTGGAGCCGCCGAGCGGCGGGGAGGGCGACGACGGCGACGCGGCCCCCCcggccggggaggaggaggaggaggaggaggagggggccgggCCCACGCCGGCCGAGCCCCCgacgcccgcgcccgccccggtcTGGCCCGCGCCCCCGGCCGCGCCGCGCTTCGTGGCCCTCGCCAACGGGTCCCTGTGGGTGCCGCTGCTGAGCGCCAAGGAGGCGGGGCTCTACACCTGCCGGGCCCGCAACGAGCTGGGCGCCAACGCCACGGCGCTGCGCGTGGCCGTGGCCGCCGCCGGGGCCCCCAAGCACGctccgggcggcggcggggaggaggcggcggcggcggcgggccccgcgcgcggcccggccccgggctccTCCGCGGAGCGCGGCCCCGGCGCCCAGGGCCGCGACAACAGCGTCCTGCCCGCCAAGCCCGGGGGCAAAGGCAaagggcggggcggcgcgggggcggCGGGCGCCCCGGGGGAGGAGGCggacggggaggacggggagggggagggggcggaggagggggaggagggcggggcggagcgggaggggcggggccccgcCGACGGCGCCGAGGGCGGCGGCGCGCACTGCGGGCGCGGCGACCCCGCGCGCTACGTCTCCAACCACGCCTTCAACCAGAGCGCGGAGCTGAAGGCGCACGCGTTCGCGCTGGGCGTCATCGCGCTGGACGTGGCGGAGCGCGAGGCGCGCGTGCAGCTGACGCCGCTGGGCGCGCgctggggcccggggcccggcgaCCCCGCcgtctccccgccgccccccgccgccccccgccgccgccgcccggccgcgCCCCCGCGCCTGCTCTACCTGTGCCCCGCGGGGGGCGGCGCCGCCGTGCAGTGGTCGCGCGTGGACGACGGCGTCAACGCCTACTGGTTCCGCGGGCTGCGGCCCGGCACCAACTACTCGGTGTGCCTGGCGCTGGCGGGCGAGCCGTGCCGCGTGCGCGTG GCGTTCGCCACCAAGCCCGAGCTGCCGTCGCTGCTGGTGATCGTGACGGTGGGCGCCGTGCTGCTGGCGCTGGCCACCGTGCCGCTGCTGGGCGCAGCCTGCTGCCACCTGCTCGCGCGGCGCCCGGCCAAGCCCTACCGCCTCATCCTGCGCCCGCGGCCGCCCGACCCCCTGCAGAAGCGCATCGCCGCCGACTTCGACCCGCGCGCCTCCTACCTGGACGACGACGCGGCCGAG GCGGCGCCCCccgccgcgggggagggggggggcggggagggggcgggggaggagcccgccgcccgccgggagCCCacgccgccccccggccccggcgcccGGCCCGCGGGGACCCCGCCCGacgcctccccgcccccggcccgccacGCCGACGAGTTCGAGGCCGGCTCCGAGTACAGCGACCGCCTGCCGCTGGGCGCCGAGGCCGGGAGCCTCGCCCCGGAGATCAACGGCAACTACCGGCACACGGCCGGCTGA